Proteins encoded in a region of the Candidatus Cloacimonas sp. genome:
- the pta gene encoding phosphate acetyltransferase, whose translation MFNLDDVKKRAKETCGSIVLPEAFDSRMLTAAAQIGQEGLAKIVLLGKEDKIRKDASALKIELKNITIIDPETADDLAAYAKAYYLKRKDKGITESQALETVRNPLYFGAFMVKDKKVDGMVAGAANTTADVLRAALQVIGVMPGLKTVSSTFIMPVPDFRGEARVFLFADCAVVPNPTSEQLADIAISTALTRKAIIGDEPKVALLSFSTLGSAKDELINKVIEAKAILTERKVDFEFDGELQVDAAIIPEVAKRKAPGSSIAGKANTFIFPDLQAGNIGYKLVQYFGKIKAIGPILQGLDAPASDLSRGCSVEDIVNTVAYVLLLAAHNKKQKK comes from the coding sequence ATGTTTAATTTAGATGATGTAAAAAAAAGAGCGAAAGAGACCTGCGGTAGTATTGTATTGCCGGAAGCATTTGATTCCCGTATGTTAACCGCTGCCGCTCAAATTGGGCAAGAAGGTTTGGCAAAAATAGTGCTATTGGGCAAAGAAGACAAGATTAGGAAAGATGCTTCTGCCTTGAAAATAGAACTGAAAAACATTACCATTATAGATCCTGAGACCGCGGATGACCTTGCTGCTTATGCCAAAGCATATTATTTAAAACGCAAAGATAAAGGAATAACTGAAAGCCAAGCATTGGAAACGGTTAGAAATCCCCTTTATTTTGGTGCATTTATGGTTAAAGATAAAAAAGTGGATGGAATGGTTGCCGGAGCTGCCAATACCACGGCTGATGTTTTAAGAGCCGCTTTACAAGTGATTGGAGTTATGCCCGGTTTAAAAACCGTTTCCAGTACTTTTATTATGCCCGTTCCAGATTTTAGGGGTGAGGCACGGGTCTTTTTATTTGCCGATTGTGCTGTAGTTCCCAATCCAACTTCTGAACAGCTTGCCGATATAGCTATAAGTACTGCTTTAACGCGGAAAGCAATTATTGGAGATGAACCCAAAGTTGCTTTGCTCTCTTTTTCGACCTTAGGCAGCGCTAAAGATGAACTGATCAATAAAGTGATTGAAGCAAAAGCCATCTTGACGGAAAGAAAAGTGGATTTTGAGTTTGACGGTGAATTACAGGTGGATGCCGCTATCATTCCTGAAGTGGCAAAAAGAAAGGCGCCCGGCAGTTCTATTGCCGGTAAAGCCAATACTTTTATTTTTCCCGATTTACAAGCAGGAAATATTGGCTATAAACTGGTTCAATACTTTGGTAAAATAAAGGCAATAGGTCCCATTTTACAAGGTCTGGATGCTCCCGCCAGTGATTTATCCAGAGGTTGTTCTGTAGAAGATATCGTTAATACCGTTGCCTATGTTTTACTGTTAGCTGCACATAATAAAAAACAAAAAAAATGA